ATGCGGTTCTGAAACTTGTTTGACATCAACAATATCTACAGCCCTTGAATCCGGATGAAGAGAAGGGATCCTGACCAGAAGGAAGCAACGACGTTCAATCGTCTCCTCTTTTTTTGCGAAAAGTTCGATCGTCTCCTCAACACCACAATTTTCACAAAACAGAATCTTCTCAACATGTCGTTCTTGCAGAACATGGACATACCACCGACCAAAGAACGCTTTCAGGTTCCATCAAGCACATGGATCAAAAAGACAAAAACCATGAGATCTAGCCTACGTCACTTTGCCAGCAGGCTAAATTGTCAAGCGGGGCCgtaggctgttggggcccgcgacgctctgcacttgccctttggcttcgtctcgaagccaagcccgagcgtgccttgggcccgggggctattaTCGGCGTTCTGgaaatgggggtccccagacttgcctgcctgcggcccgcggcgtggctccaccaccggccctgtacgacccatcttcactagcaaacactcaagaccctcgcgaggcggacgatgcaagacctccttaggggcggcctcaccaggctggctcgcgaggggcggagagatcaaggcaagggacacctcgcgaggtttttGTGATGCAAGCCAcgacgactggagccaggcgggcgccagcgtacgcagtgtcctcatttcctctttggtgctaaaggggccagcgcaggcgaggagtcccgaggcatcatgcaaaggtttccatatcggtgcaacaagaccaagaccagcaggacggaaggacggaggtcaccgtggagcccaagacggcgtcactacgagagcctttggcaggcgaagactacttttgtcaggatagcttgtactagttgtctcccttcaaatttggccgttgtaggatcccttcccgctcaatatttagGAAAAGGACTAGTGCCTccataaataggactagccaccactaTAGCAAGGGGTGGggaatcagagagagagagagagggagaaagagaaagagagagagagcatCACTCACCAAgcgcaagaacacctcacctcgcgaggctgttcttcccttgtaactgttcatcctcagcccaagaggcaatccaccacaccacactggagtagggtattacaccacaacgatggcccgaaccagtataaatattgtgtctcgtgttctttgggttcgtcgagttaggccgtgagatcgtagagtgtgcgagctagagaggggaagagatctttgtgcgcaccccagtgttcgaaccttaagggttttgccggaacccgaaatccgacagttgtattggctagagcatgcacttctacatgCTATCAGAGTCAAGAGGTCCCGAGTTCAAGACCCGGCTGGCGCAATTAAATTGCAGCCCACTTTCGATTCATGTTTAGGCCTGAGGGAGCCACACGTAAGGGGAAGTGTTGACATATAATATGCTGCCTAGTCTCTTCCATCAAATCAGTCTTTTGATTGCATTGGttagagcatgcacttctacaaGGACCATGACCAAGGTGTGTGGCTCCTGGGCGTCGGGGGTCAAGGTGCGCGTCGCGCTGCTCGTCAAGGCCGACATGGTGGCCGAGCCCAAGACCCCGGTCGCCCTGGCAGCCTTCGACGACTTCTTCTCTGCTTGATGAGTGTGAATTAGTAATTCGGAGGAGTTTACCGTGTGGAGTACCTCTCCCCCTTAAGCCAGTGTCATGTAACTCCGATTTGCTTTACTGATTTGCAACAAGGAAGAAGTGTACTTTTTGTACCGCTCTCTGCTCTTCGCTTGGGCGGCAACTATGCGTTTTGACATTTTATCTTTGGAGTTGGGTGCTGCTGCTATGTAGGCGCGGGCCGACCGCCCGAAAACCCAAACTGATGCCCTCCGGCCCCGTCCAGTCGCAGTCCCATGTACGTCATGATCGTACGACTCAGTTGTTTAATTGCTAACCACCGGTATGCTCTTCCATGGACGGCCATGACAGCCTCAGCCCGTCTCCGCAGCGCCACTCCAAGGTCGCAACACCACCTCCCCCTGGCTGGCACCCCGCCACCATCGGTGGCAGGTGGGAGGCGCCGACGGGGTTCGCGGTCGTTCTCCTTCGAAAGACAAAATCAAATCAATGCTGACTGGCGGTGGTGCAGAGTTTGGGGTTCTCGAATGCCAGAGCGATGGCCCCGGAAGGCGAGGCCACACGGTTGGCTGTACGACGAGAGACATGGCGGCAATGGTGgtgtttctccttggctgcgtgGGAGAGAGGTGGCGCGGATCCTGGCGGTGGCGGTGTGTCGGCAATGACATCTCCCATATCATGGTGTGGAGGCTTGTTTTGGTGGCGGTGGACCGGTACCGTGGTATCCCGGGTGGCCCGCGTGAGACTCCATGTGAAGGCTCCGTGTTTCGGCGCCGGCGACCATGATACATGTGTGTGTCATGTCCCTCTTGGGGGCGTTGTTGTGCCCCCCTCTCCGTGTTAGAGCTTTGGGTGAAAACTCTTGACCGTCCTTCAGTCGCGGCGGCGACGGCATGAAGCTCATGTACCCTTCGGTCGCGTCCCTTTGGCATCGGCGGGCGAGCTTGGATCCTATCTCGGGGCTACTTTAGCTCTGGTTTGGGGCAGCCTTGACGGCTTCCTATCCTTTGCACGTGACGTTGTTGACATCACTCTCGGTCCTCGTTGTCTGCAAGCAGGATCAGCGCTCTGCTGAAGAGAGAGGGCAGGGGGTCTTCTTCGACGACAACTTGGTGTGCGTGGTACATTGATGTCTGGTGGTTTCTTTTGGAGGTGTGGTCTTCCTTCCGATTAGTCCCTCAGGTGCTTCTTGATAGGGTGTGGCCACTCTCGCCAGTGGCGGAGCCAGAAAAATTCTCCCAGGGACAAGTGCTCTTAAAACTGATCGGGGAGGGTCAAACCACTGGAAAAATGTACTTTACAGCAAATCATCACTAATTTTGCTCTATTCATTAGCAATTATGCAGCAAATCTATGATGTTAGGGGGCCTAGGGCCCTGTTAGTCCCCTATGCCACCACTGACTCTTGTAATCTTGTTTTATTTTAATCTGCTTTGTAAGAGGACTCCTCATCTTGTATCGGTTCGGCCgtgttgctttatatataaaacGAGATGAAAACCTTTTTTGGGTTAAGACTCAGGAGCCTCTTTTCATGGTTTTGGTCCACACAATGTGTGTTGGCACACATTTCTAGACTTTCATTTGAGAGAATTTTTACACTTGAAACTTACTTTTTTCGGTTTCTACATAAAAATAGGTGCTTCTTTCTATCTACAGATAAAAGCAGCCGAGCTCGggagcagaagcgccgcattccCTGTAATTACAGATATTCCGTATGGCTTATCGTCAAGGCAGGAGACAACAACGTTTCTCTTTGATTATCTCTTGTTGCCACATCAGGTTCTCAAGTTGCCACCACATGGCAGACGTGATAAGCGACCCAGTTTTCCTATGTGAAAAAAAGGTTCTCAAGTTGCTGCAAAGCATCCACCCACCGGCACCGGCCAACAGTATTTGAAAAAGGGGACTCATCACCCGAAAAGTGGCTGCAGAGGCCGAGCTCCACTGAGCTCTATAGATATTTCTCAGTTAAAATACCTTTCTCATAactcaaaaaaatctgaaaaaatatTTTCATGTAGACATATACTTGAAGTATACATGTACAAATTTTCATAAACATATGTATTCATAAGTCATGTATGTAAAAAAGACAAAATACACCGATTGAAATAGACTTTTTCTTTGTTGTATTTGTGTCAGATATTTATCTTTTTTGTGTAGCATGCAAATGATCAAATTAGTTACTGAAAATTTGTACATACTTAAAGAATATGCATATGTATTTGTACAAAAAAATTGGCATTTTTTGAAACTTTTAAAtatattttgatttttttttttgcaaaacaagCTCCATGGAGCCTGGTCTTTGCAATGCCACATTCACTCATCACCACCGAAACAGCTGCAGCAGCGCGCGGAGTCGTCAAACAAAACAAGCAAACGGCACCCAGTAATAAACAAACAAAACCGGCGACAGAGAGGCTTATCCGAACCAAGCAAAGCAATCAACACGCAGCGAGAGCTATCCTATATAATACGCACCCCACGGCCAAAGATCCATCCAACCCCATTTCACAGCATCCATCCATTCCAGAGCAATAACAGCTTCCTGACTTCCCATCTCATCGAGTGTTTTTCGATCGGTTGCCAATGGCGGACATAGCGATGCTGGTGGCCGACGAGGCGTTCGAGAAGAGGCTGCAGCGAGGGGCGCCCTTCGccggcgccggcgaggaggcgtcCAAGGGACGGGAGAACTTCGGGGCCGTGACCAAGGTGTGGGGCTCCTGGGCGTCGGAGGTCAAGGTGCGCGTCGCGCTGCTCGTCAAGGCCGACCTGGTGGCCGAGCCCAAGACCCCGGTCGCCCTGGCAGCCTTCGACGGCTTCTTCTCTGCTTGATGAGTGTGAATTAATTCGGAGGAGTTTACCGTGTGGAGTACCTCTCCCCCTTAAACCAGTGTCATGGAACTCCGATTTGTACATAACCGTGTGCTTTACTGATTTGCAACAAAGAGAAGTACACTTTTTGAACGGCAACTATGTGTTTTGACATTTCGGGGCTGTTTGGTTTAAGCCCCAACTAGCCCCATCAAAATTTTGCTATGATCAATGTAAGGGCATGACCAAATTTTTGGCGAGTCCTTGTTGTTTGGTTTGTAGCCATTGTACCATCCCCAAAAACTGTCAAAATAGTCCTTTGTGTGGTTTGCAACCAATTATATCATGGTGGTACAAACATATATTTTTTGCGAAATTAATACTCTTTTCGTCCCAAAATAAGTATCTTGACCTAAGAtacttattttgggacagagggagtaattTATATATATTAAAATTAAGATGTGGTTTCCTATAAAAAATTGTAAGAGGCATCCaacaagaaaaacaaaaacaaaaaaaaggcACGTGATTGTTGTAGCCTGCACTTTGTATGCGAAGAGAGCTGCGTGCGTTTGCTAATCGCCCAAGGACCCACCGATTAATTACTAGCTAATGCAGTTGTAAGTGGCAAGTTTGGAGTAGTTGTTGCGTACTTGCGTGCGACGCCAAAACATTGGCGAAGCTTTTCCGCGCCGGCGGAAATTACACGGGCGGACCACGGGCGCTCGGGGCGAGCCAAATTTTGGCAGCGATCCGAACTACCACCAAATATTGTTGGCTAGCCAATATTTTGGTAGGGTCGACATTGGTTGTAATCCAAacagtttttttgtttttgaaattGGGCGTTACTGCTATGTAGCGCTGGCCGATCGTCCGAAAACCCAAACCGATGACCTCCGGACCCGTCCAGTCGCAGGTCCCATGCACGGTCACGATTCGTACGACTCAGTTGTTTAATTGCTAACCGTCGGTATGCTCCTCCATTGACGGCCATGACAGCCTCAACCCGTCTCCGCAGCAGCACCACTTCCCCCTGGCTGGCAGCGGAGCGCCCCGCCACCGTCGGTGGCAGGTGGGAGGCGCCGACGGGGTTTGCGGTCATTCTCCTTCTAAAGACAAAATCAAATCTATGCTGACTGGCGGTGATGCAGAGTTTGGGGTTCTCGGATGCCGGAGTGGTGGCCTCGGAAGGTGAGGCCACACGGTTGGCTGTACGACGACAGATATGGCGGCAGTGACGGTGTTTTTCGTTGGCTGCGTGGGCAGCGACAAGCGAGGTGGCGCGGATCCTGCCGGTGGCGGTGCGTCGGCAATGCCATCTCCCATATCATGATGCGGAGGCTTGTTTTGGTGGCGGTGGAGCCAGGACCGTGGTATCCTGGGTGCCCCGCGTGAGACTCCACACGAAAGCTCTGTGGTTCAGCGCCGGCGACGATGATGCATGTGTGTGTCGTGTCCCTCTTGGGGCGTtgttgcccccccccccc
The sequence above is drawn from the Triticum urartu cultivar G1812 unplaced genomic scaffold, Tu2.1 TuUngrouped_contig_8114, whole genome shotgun sequence genome and encodes:
- the LOC125531790 gene encoding uncharacterized protein LOC125531790, which translates into the protein MADIAMLVADEAFEKRLQRGAPFAGAGEEASKGRENFGAVTKVWGSWASEVKVRVALLVKADLVAEPKTPVALAAFDGFFSA